A genome region from Nocardioides cynanchi includes the following:
- a CDS encoding sodium-translocating pyrophosphatase codes for MTGIIPAVVTLSGGNLVLVIIVALIALGALAMAYMFRQEVLAAGEGTDNMKNIAHAVQEGANAYLTRQFRTLAVFAAIAFFLLMALPADDWGVRIGRSIFFLFGAGFSATVGYLGMSLAVRANLRVAAAANEVGGREPAMRIGFRTGAMVGMLTVGLGLLGASVVVLTFQDKAPHVLEGFGFGAALLAMFMRVGGGIFTKAADVGADLVGKVEQGIPEDDPRNAATIADNVGDNVGDCAGMAADLFESYAVTLVAALILGSQAFGDKGLVFPLLIPAIGALTAVAGVYLCKPKVGENGLKTINRAFYISAAIAAVACVILSFVYLPSSFAGFSNVTGADMGGASGDPRLIAATAVVIGIVMAAGILALTGYFTGTEYKPVKDVGKTSLTGAATVILSGLAVGFESAVYTTLVIGAAVFLAYLLGGATLTISLFAVALAGCGLLTTVGVIVAMDTFGPVSDNAQGVAEMSGDVSPEGAQILTELDAVGNTTKAITKGIAIATAVLAATALFGSYATSVAEALVKAQPTAKESNLLNFEVFNPAVLVGILLGAAVVFLFSGLAINAVGRAAGAVVYEVRRQFREIPGIMEGTGRPEYGKVVDIVTKDSLRELITPGLLAVLAPVAVGFGLGVTALAGFLAGAIGTGTLMAVFLANSGGAWDNAKKLVEDGNHGGKGSLAHEATIIGDTVGDPFKDTAGPAINPLIKVMNLVSLLIASAVVSMSVGKDQHDALRIIIAIVAAGIVVVAVYISKQRPVTLGDDDSGTPAPPAPASEPGTPHDEVAPTQQFETQG; via the coding sequence ATGACCGGGATCATTCCCGCCGTCGTGACCCTCTCCGGGGGCAACCTCGTGCTGGTCATCATCGTCGCCCTGATCGCGCTCGGCGCGCTCGCGATGGCGTACATGTTCCGCCAAGAGGTCCTTGCCGCCGGTGAAGGCACCGACAACATGAAGAACATCGCTCACGCGGTGCAGGAGGGCGCCAATGCCTACCTGACTCGGCAGTTCCGCACCCTCGCCGTGTTCGCGGCGATCGCGTTCTTCCTGCTGATGGCGCTGCCTGCCGACGACTGGGGGGTGCGGATCGGACGATCGATCTTCTTCCTGTTCGGTGCCGGTTTCTCCGCCACGGTCGGCTACCTCGGCATGAGCCTGGCGGTGCGCGCCAACCTGCGCGTCGCCGCGGCCGCCAACGAGGTGGGCGGACGCGAGCCCGCGATGCGGATCGGCTTCCGCACCGGCGCCATGGTCGGCATGCTGACCGTGGGCCTGGGCCTGCTGGGCGCGAGCGTCGTGGTCCTGACCTTCCAGGACAAGGCGCCGCACGTGCTGGAGGGCTTCGGCTTCGGTGCCGCCCTCCTGGCGATGTTCATGCGAGTCGGTGGCGGCATCTTCACCAAGGCCGCCGACGTCGGCGCCGACCTGGTCGGCAAGGTCGAGCAGGGCATCCCCGAGGACGACCCGCGCAACGCCGCCACCATCGCCGACAACGTCGGCGACAACGTCGGTGACTGCGCCGGCATGGCTGCCGACCTCTTCGAGTCGTACGCCGTCACCCTGGTCGCGGCGCTGATCCTCGGCTCGCAGGCCTTCGGCGACAAGGGCCTCGTCTTCCCGCTGCTGATCCCCGCGATCGGTGCGCTCACGGCCGTCGCGGGCGTCTACCTGTGCAAGCCGAAGGTCGGCGAGAACGGCCTGAAGACGATCAACCGCGCCTTCTACATCTCCGCGGCCATCGCCGCGGTGGCGTGCGTGATCCTGTCCTTCGTCTACCTGCCCAGCAGCTTCGCCGGCTTCAGCAACGTCACCGGCGCGGACATGGGCGGCGCCTCCGGCGACCCGCGCCTGATCGCAGCGACCGCCGTGGTCATCGGGATCGTGATGGCCGCCGGCATCCTGGCGCTCACCGGCTACTTCACCGGCACCGAGTACAAGCCGGTCAAGGACGTCGGCAAGACCTCGCTGACCGGCGCCGCGACGGTGATCCTGTCGGGTCTGGCAGTCGGCTTCGAGTCAGCGGTCTACACGACGCTGGTCATCGGTGCCGCCGTGTTCCTGGCCTACCTGCTCGGTGGCGCGACGCTGACCATCTCGCTGTTCGCGGTCGCGCTCGCCGGTTGTGGTCTGCTGACCACCGTCGGCGTGATCGTGGCCATGGACACCTTCGGCCCGGTCTCCGACAACGCCCAGGGCGTCGCGGAGATGTCGGGTGACGTGAGCCCCGAGGGCGCGCAGATCCTGACCGAGCTCGACGCGGTGGGCAACACCACCAAGGCGATCACCAAGGGCATCGCGATCGCGACCGCCGTACTCGCCGCGACGGCGCTGTTCGGCTCCTACGCCACCTCGGTGGCCGAGGCGCTGGTCAAGGCGCAGCCGACCGCCAAGGAGAGCAACCTGCTCAACTTCGAGGTGTTCAACCCGGCCGTGCTGGTCGGGATCCTCCTTGGTGCCGCGGTCGTGTTCCTGTTCTCCGGGCTGGCCATCAACGCCGTCGGCCGGGCGGCCGGCGCGGTGGTCTACGAGGTACGCCGTCAGTTCCGCGAGATCCCCGGGATCATGGAGGGCACGGGTCGACCCGAGTACGGCAAGGTCGTCGACATCGTCACCAAGGACTCCCTGCGTGAGCTGATCACGCCGGGTCTCCTCGCGGTGCTCGCGCCCGTGGCCGTCGGCTTCGGCCTCGGCGTCACGGCGCTGGCCGGTTTCCTGGCCGGCGCGATCGGCACCGGCACCCTGATGGCGGTGTTCCTGGCCAACTCCGGTGGTGCCTGGGACAACGCCAAGAAGCTGGTCGAGGACGGCAACCACGGCGGCAAGGGCTCGCTGGCACACGAGGCCACCATCATCGGTGACACCGTGGGCGACCCGTTCAAGGACACCGCCGGTCCGGCGATCAACCCGCTGATCAAGGTGATGAACCTGGTCTCGCTGCTGATCGCCAGCGCCGTCGTCTCCATGAGCGTGGGCAAGGACCAGCACGACGCGCTGCGGATCATCATCGCGATCGTGGCCGCCGGCATCGTGGTGGTCGCGGTCTACATCTCCAAGCAGCGTCCGGTCACCCTCGGCGACGACGACTCCGGTACCCCGGCCCCGCCGGCTCCGGCGTCCGAGCCCGGCACCCCGCACGACGAGGTGGCGCCGACCCAGCAGTTCGAGACCCAGGGCTGA
- a CDS encoding TadE family type IV pilus minor pilin produces the protein MRRFDERGAATAELAMSIPLLVALTIGLVWLLSIGVAQVQMVDAAREAARAAARGDPLGEAVSRGEQVAPGSSVTVTVGDGAAVATASGDVGPPGGLLGFLPEVRLHARAVTAAESP, from the coding sequence GTGAGACGGTTCGACGAACGCGGCGCGGCCACCGCCGAGCTCGCCATGTCGATCCCGCTCCTGGTGGCGCTGACGATCGGGCTGGTCTGGCTGCTCAGCATCGGCGTCGCCCAGGTGCAGATGGTCGACGCCGCCCGGGAGGCCGCCCGCGCGGCTGCACGTGGCGACCCTCTGGGGGAGGCCGTGTCGAGGGGGGAGCAGGTGGCGCCCGGCTCGTCGGTGACCGTGACCGTCGGGGACGGCGCTGCGGTCGCCACGGCGTCCGGCGACGTGGGGCCACCGGGCGGCCTGCTCGGCTTCCTGCCCGAGGTGCGGCTGCATGCCCGGGCGGTCACCGCGGCCGAGTCCCCATGA
- a CDS encoding DUF4244 domain-containing protein → MHRKCNDRGITTAEYAVGTAAGAGLAGLLFKLLTGGFGEQLLRTLFDHVLSLLGIG, encoded by the coding sequence ATGCACAGGAAATGCAACGACCGCGGCATCACCACGGCCGAGTACGCCGTCGGCACGGCCGCCGGGGCCGGGCTGGCCGGCTTGTTGTTCAAGCTGCTGACCGGAGGCTTCGGCGAGCAGCTGTTGCGCACGCTGTTCGACCACGTCCTGTCGTTGCTGGGCATCGGGTGA
- a CDS encoding Rv3654c family TadE-like protein, with amino-acid sequence MSDTGARPCSERGSATVLVLAFSAVLLLVGGALGVVAAMVHAHRVAQAGADLAALSAARALALGADPCRAAALVAAADGVRVTSCLVSGTTVTLTVTAPGPHWLGQTSDLTARARAGPG; translated from the coding sequence ATGAGCGACACCGGCGCGCGGCCGTGCTCCGAGCGGGGCTCGGCGACGGTGCTTGTCCTCGCCTTCTCCGCCGTCCTGCTGCTGGTCGGCGGTGCCCTGGGGGTGGTGGCGGCGATGGTCCACGCCCATCGCGTGGCCCAAGCGGGGGCCGACCTCGCTGCGCTCTCGGCAGCCCGGGCCCTGGCCCTGGGTGCCGACCCGTGCCGGGCGGCCGCGCTGGTCGCTGCGGCCGACGGGGTCAGGGTCACGTCCTGCCTCGTGTCCGGCACGACCGTGACGCTGACGGTGACGGCCCCCGGGCCGCACTGGCTGGGCCAGACCTCCGACCTGACGGCGCGGGCGCGGGCCGGGCCCGGCTGA
- a CDS encoding STAS domain-containing protein: MDLTITTREAEGRTVVSVAGEIDVYTAPRLREEITELVAAGTYDIVIDMSAVEFLDSTGLGVLVGGLKKVRAHEGSLQLVCNQDRLLKIFRITGLAKVFVIHDTPEAALAAS, encoded by the coding sequence GTGGATCTGACGATTACGACGCGCGAGGCCGAGGGCCGCACCGTCGTGTCCGTCGCGGGCGAGATCGACGTCTACACGGCCCCGCGTCTGCGCGAGGAGATCACCGAGCTGGTCGCCGCCGGCACCTACGACATCGTCATCGACATGTCTGCGGTGGAGTTCCTCGACTCCACCGGCCTCGGCGTGCTGGTCGGCGGCCTGAAGAAGGTCCGCGCCCACGAGGGCTCCCTGCAGCTGGTCTGCAACCAGGACCGCCTCCTGAAGATCTTCCGGATCACCGGGCTGGCCAAGGTGTTCGTCATCCACGACACCCCTGAAGCGGCCCTCGCCGCCAGCTGA
- a CDS encoding DEAD/DEAH box helicase: MPGVVQGPTSRSALRLAARPGHEDSLRHQRVLPSREARTAPWPTWVSAEVVAAFGARGVGTPWRHQVTAAEAAQAGHHVVLSTGTASGKSLAYQLPALTHILERRGPRGERGATTLYISPTKALAQDQLAAVAGLGLGVRIATHDGDSSYEERDWTREHGEYVLTNPDMLHRSLLPRHDRWAGLFGCLDLVVVDECHHYRGVFGAHVAQVLRRLRRVCAAHGSEPTFVLASATVGNPAEHASRLTGLEVVAVSDDSSPRGELTVALWEPPFTSYAGENGAPVRRAASSETADLLTDLVADGVRTLAFVRSRRGAEQVASTAAGLLAEVDASLPERVASYRGGYLPEERREIEQALRDGRLLGLAATNALELGIDVSGLDAVLVAGFPGTRAAWWQQVGRAGRSAGDALAVLVARDDPLDTYLVNHPEALLDQAVESTVFDPDNPYVLRPHLCAAAQEVPLRTDGLALFGPTARALVDELTEEGRLRRRPQGWYWTHPEPASALADIRSGSGRPIALVEATTGRVVGTVDSSSAHSTAHTGAVYVHRGDSWLVETLDLDDHVATITRADVAYSTTARELTDISIETELEHRTWGAARICFGTVDVSHQVVSYLRRRQPSGEVIDETPLDLPVQTLRTQAVWWTLPEDVLAEAGLAGGDLPGSAHAAEHCSIGLLPLFATCDRWDIGGVSTALHADTGRLTVFVYDGHPGGSGIAARGYQTAAAWLAATRETITSCECPDGCPSCVQSPKCGNQNHPLDKDGAVRLLDVLLAGAPR, from the coding sequence GTGCCAGGAGTCGTGCAGGGCCCGACGAGCCGGTCCGCCCTGCGGCTCGCCGCCCGCCCCGGACACGAGGACTCCCTGCGCCACCAGCGGGTGCTGCCGTCCCGGGAGGCCCGCACCGCGCCGTGGCCGACCTGGGTCAGCGCGGAGGTGGTCGCGGCCTTCGGAGCGCGCGGGGTCGGGACTCCGTGGCGACACCAGGTGACCGCGGCGGAGGCCGCCCAGGCCGGGCACCACGTCGTACTCTCCACCGGCACCGCGTCAGGAAAGTCGCTCGCCTACCAGCTGCCGGCCCTGACCCACATCCTCGAACGCCGTGGACCGAGGGGCGAGCGCGGGGCCACCACGCTCTACATCAGCCCCACCAAGGCCCTGGCTCAGGACCAGCTCGCCGCCGTGGCCGGCCTCGGACTCGGCGTCCGGATCGCCACCCACGACGGTGACTCGAGCTACGAGGAGCGCGACTGGACCCGTGAGCACGGCGAGTACGTCCTCACCAACCCCGACATGCTCCATCGCTCCCTGCTACCCCGCCACGACCGGTGGGCCGGGCTGTTCGGCTGCCTCGACCTCGTCGTGGTCGACGAGTGCCACCACTACCGCGGCGTGTTCGGGGCCCATGTCGCCCAGGTGCTACGGCGACTACGCCGGGTGTGCGCCGCCCACGGCTCCGAGCCCACTTTCGTGCTCGCCTCGGCCACGGTCGGCAACCCCGCCGAGCACGCCTCCCGGCTCACCGGCCTCGAGGTGGTGGCCGTCAGCGACGACTCCTCACCGAGGGGCGAGCTCACCGTCGCGCTCTGGGAGCCGCCCTTCACGTCGTACGCCGGTGAGAACGGCGCGCCGGTCCGGCGGGCCGCCTCCTCGGAGACCGCCGACCTGCTGACCGACCTGGTCGCCGACGGCGTCCGGACCCTGGCGTTCGTCCGGTCCCGACGTGGCGCGGAGCAGGTCGCGAGCACCGCCGCCGGTCTCCTCGCCGAGGTCGACGCCTCGCTGCCGGAGCGGGTCGCGAGCTACCGCGGTGGCTACCTGCCCGAGGAGCGGCGCGAGATCGAGCAGGCGCTGCGTGACGGACGGCTGCTCGGCCTCGCGGCGACCAACGCCCTCGAGCTCGGCATCGACGTCTCGGGCCTGGACGCCGTGCTCGTCGCGGGGTTCCCCGGCACCCGAGCCGCGTGGTGGCAGCAGGTCGGTCGGGCCGGGCGAAGTGCCGGTGACGCGCTGGCGGTGCTGGTCGCCCGCGACGACCCGCTCGACACCTATCTGGTCAACCATCCCGAGGCGCTGCTCGACCAGGCGGTCGAGTCGACCGTCTTCGACCCCGACAACCCCTATGTGCTGCGCCCGCACCTGTGCGCCGCAGCCCAGGAGGTCCCGCTGCGCACGGACGGGCTGGCGCTCTTCGGTCCGACCGCGCGCGCCCTCGTGGACGAGCTCACCGAGGAGGGGCGGCTGCGGCGTCGACCCCAGGGTTGGTACTGGACCCACCCCGAGCCGGCGAGTGCCCTGGCCGACATCCGGTCCGGGAGCGGGCGCCCGATCGCGCTCGTGGAGGCCACCACCGGCCGGGTCGTGGGCACCGTGGACTCCTCGAGCGCGCATTCGACTGCTCACACCGGCGCGGTCTACGTCCACCGGGGTGACAGCTGGCTGGTCGAGACGCTCGACCTCGACGACCACGTCGCGACGATCACCCGCGCTGACGTCGCCTACTCCACCACCGCCCGCGAGCTCACCGACATCAGCATCGAGACCGAGCTCGAGCACCGCACCTGGGGTGCGGCGCGGATCTGTTTCGGGACCGTCGACGTCTCGCACCAGGTGGTGTCCTACCTACGTCGTCGCCAGCCCTCCGGTGAGGTGATCGACGAGACCCCGCTCGACCTCCCGGTGCAGACGCTGCGCACCCAGGCCGTCTGGTGGACCCTCCCGGAGGACGTTCTGGCCGAAGCCGGCCTCGCTGGCGGCGACCTGCCCGGGTCTGCGCACGCCGCCGAGCACTGCTCGATCGGGCTGCTCCCGCTCTTCGCCACCTGCGACAGGTGGGACATCGGCGGGGTGTCCACGGCCCTGCACGCCGACACCGGCCGCCTGACCGTGTTCGTGTACGACGGTCATCCGGGCGGCTCCGGCATCGCGGCCCGGGGCTACCAGACCGCGGCCGCGTGGCTGGCCGCCACCCGCGAGACGATCACGTCGTGCGAGTGTCCCGACGGCTGTCCTTCCTGCGTGCAGTCGCCCAAGTGCGGCAACCAGAACCACCCGCTCGACAAGGACGGCGCCGTGCGCCTTCTCGACGTGCTTCTCGCCGGAGCGCCGAGGTGA